From one Mytilus trossulus isolate FHL-02 chromosome 10, PNRI_Mtr1.1.1.hap1, whole genome shotgun sequence genomic stretch:
- the LOC134687372 gene encoding small nuclear ribonucleoprotein E produces the protein MAYKGGQKVQKVMVQPINLIFRYLQNRSRISVWLYEQTNLRIEGCIVGFDEYMNLVLDEAEEVHMKTKNRKTLGRIMLKGDNITLIQQVQTAETT, from the exons ATGGCATACAAAGGAGGACAGAAAGTTCAGAAGGTTATGGTGCAACCCATT AACTTGATTTTTAGATATCTACAAAAT AGATCCAGGATCTCAGTATGGCTGTATGAACAGACCAACCTCAGAATAGAAGGATGTATTGTG GGATTTGATGAATATATGAATCTGGTATTAGATGAAGCAGAAGAAGTTCACATGAAGACAAAGAACAGAAAAACACTTG gACGAATAATGCTCAAGGGAGATAACATCACATTAATCCAACAAGTGCAGACTGCTGAAACAACGTAA